One Cucurbita pepo subsp. pepo cultivar mu-cu-16 chromosome LG07, ASM280686v2, whole genome shotgun sequence genomic region harbors:
- the LOC111798354 gene encoding probable arabinosyltransferase ARAD1 isoform X2, protein MHRKATFFLVFSVIFFISCLVLVGTVDIRSHFFTLLQSQPISPFPCAADSPLRVYMYDLPRRFNVGIMNRRNLDQTPVTASTWPPWPKNWGLKRQHSVEYWMMGSLIHEGAGDGRDVVRVMDPENADAFFVPFFSSLSFNSHGHNMTDPATEIDHQLQIELMKFLSESKYWQRSRGRDHVIPMTHPNAFRFLRDQVNASIQIVVDFGRYPKAMSNLGKDVVAPYVHVVSSFIDDDPQDPFESRKTLLFFQGKTFRKDDGIIRVKLAKILDGYDDVHYERSAATEKSIETSSEGMRSSKFCLHPAGDTPSSCRLFDAIRHCNLVTWLINSGNFLKRDGLKCGSN, encoded by the exons ATGCATCGAAAAGCTACATTCTTCCTCGTATTTTCagtcatcttcttcatttcttgtttAGTTCTTGTCGGAACCGTCGACATCAGATCGCACTTCTTCACTCTGCTTCAGTCTCAGCCAATTTCCCCTTTCCCATGTGCCGCCGACTCTCCTCTCCGGGTGTACATGTACGATCTTCCCCGTCGTTTTAATGTCGGGATTATGAATCGCCGAAACTTGGACCAGACTCCAGTCACCGCCTCCACTTGGCCGCCATGGCCCAAAAACTGGGGGTTGAAGCGGCAGCATAGTGTGGAGTATTGGATGATGGGTTCGCTTATACATGAAGGTGCTGGTGATGGCAGAGACGTGGTTAGAGTCATGGATCCAGAGAATGCCGATGCCTTCTTTGTGCCGTTTTTCTCTTCGTTGAGTTTCAATTCACATGGACACAACATGACCGATCCGGCCACGGAGATTGATCACCAATTGCAG ATCGAACTTATGAAATTCTTGAGCGAATCTAAGTATTGGCAGAGGTCTAGGGGTAGAGACCATGTCATTCCCATGACACATCCTAATGCCTTCAGATTTCTTCGAGACCAGGTGAATGCCTCGATACAAATTGTAGTGGATTTCGGCCGCTATCCAAAAGCCATGTCGAATTTGGGAAAAGACGTGGTAGCTCCGTATGTGCATGTCGTGAGTTCTTTCATTGATGATGACCCTCAGGATCCATTCGAGTCTCGGAAGACATTACTCTTCTTTCAGGGAAAGACGTTCAGAAAAGAT GATGGAATTATTCGTGTCAAACTGGCTAAGATATTAGATGGTTACGATGATGTTCACTATGAACGTAGCGCTGCAACGGAGAAAAGCATAGAAACG TCTTCTGAAGGGATGCGTTCATCAAAGTTCTGCCTGCATCCTGCAGGAGACACGCCATCATCTTGTCGGCTATTCGATGCTATT AGGCACTGCAACCTGGTTACATGGTTGATAAACTCAGGCAATTTCCTAAAGAGAGATGGATTGAAATGTGGAAGCAACTAA
- the LOC111798182 gene encoding small ribosomal subunit biogenesis GTPase RsgA 1, mitochondrial: protein MAIASISILRHHSTSIAAIASVPAFGNILRRCFNVRCLSIVAKQHNPNNVSNKPPPSKNLLRAKHTFKNYSSLAPVLSPQDIPPLSESQAIGTVAAAQANFMRVIVQSLPSQLSDSSNSDSERSGSLEGDSSDSSRLGIELLCVVKAVLKKIKRRVLVGDKVVVGSIDWVDRRGMIENVFQRSSEILDPPVANVDHLLVLFSIDQPKLEPFTLTRFLVEAESTGIPLTLGLNKLELVDEETVVSWKSRLRSWGYDPLFCSVQTRIGLDSLAYILRDQTTVIVGPSGVGKSSLINALRSNNRAADAVEGDNWFDPIRDSKWFEDQRVAEVSTRSGRGKHTTRHVSLLPLMGGGYLADTPGFNQPSLMKITKQSLAQAFPEIRNKLLASEPAKCSFNDCLHLGEPGCVINGDWERYQYYFQLLDEIRIREEFQLRTFGTKREGDVRIKVGDMGAQQAEPRLELKKHRRQSRKRVNQSILNELDELEDEDDDSLEEDDPILRAMRNENK from the exons ATGGCGATTGCTTCCATTTCTATTCTCCGCCACCACTCCACCTCTATCGCTGCCATTGCATCAGTCCCGGCCTTCGGAAATATTCTCCGGCGATGCTTCAACGTCCGATGCCTCTCAATCGTTGCCAAACAGCATAACCCTAACAATGTCTCCAATAAACCTCCGCCAAGCAAGAATCTACTCCGAGCTAAACATACTTTCAAGAATTATTCGTCTCTTGCACCGGTTCTCTCTCCCCAAGATATTCCTCCTCTCTCCGAATCTCAAGCCATCGGCACCGTTGCTGCTGCCCAAGCTAATTTCATGCGCGTAATTGTTCAGTCGCTTCCTTCTCAGCTTTCTGACAGTTCGAACAGCGATTCGGAGCGTTCTGGAAGCCTAGAAGGCGATTCTTCGGATTCTTCTCGCCTTGGAATTGAGTTGCTCTGCGTAGTGAAGGCGGTGCTGAAGAAGATAAAGAGGAGAGTGTTAGTCGGGGACAAGGTGGTCGTTGGTTCCATTGATTGGGTGGACCGCAGGGGAATGATCGAGAATGTCTTCCAAAGAAGCTCGGAGATCCTTGATCCTCCGGTAGCCAATGTGGACCATTTACTTGTGCTCTTCTCCATAGATCAGCCGAAGTTAGAGCCGTTTACACTTACAAGGTTTCTAGTGGAAGCAGAGTCTACCGGAATTCCCCTGACGCTGGGTCTCAATAAATTGGAACTCGTCGATGAAGAG ACAGTAGTTTCTTGGAAGTCCAGACTGCGCAGCTGGGGCTATGACCCCCTTTTTTGCAGTGTTCAAACAAGGATTGGACTTGATTCCCTAGCATATATTTTGAGAGATCAAACTACAGTTATTGTGGGTCCAAGTGGAGTTGGGAAATCAAGTCTCATCAATGCTCTGAGAAGCAATAACCGTGCTGCTGATGCTGTAGAGGGAGATAATTGGTTTGATCCC ATTCGAGATAGCAAGTGGTTTGAGGATCAGCGTGTTGCAGAAGTTTCGACAAGAAGCGGTAGAGGGAAGCATACTACCCGTCATGTTTCTCTCCTACCGTTGATGGGAGGGGGCTATCTTGCAGATACTCCTGGTTTTAACCAGCCTAGTTTGATGAAAATAACCAAGCAATCACTTGCCCAAGCCTTCCCTGAG ATCCGGAACAAGCTTCTTGCCAGTGAACCTGCTAAATGCTCTTTTAACGATTGCTTACATCTTGGCGAACCGGGTTGTGTTATTAATGGAGATTGGGAGCGATATCAATACTATTTCCAACTTCTTGATGAAATCAGAATTAGGGAAGAATTCCAGTTGAGAACATTTGGAACGAAAAGAGAGGGGGATGTCAG GATTAAGGTTGGAGATATGGGTGCTCAGCAAGCAGAACCAAGGTTGGAGCTCAAGAAGCATAGGAGACAATCTCGTAAGAGAGTGAACCAGTCGATACTCAACGAGTTAGACGAGTTGGAAGACGAAGATGACGACTCGTTGGAGGAGGATGATCCCATTTTGAGGGCAATGAGGAATGAAAACAAGTAG
- the LOC111798354 gene encoding probable arabinosyltransferase ARAD1 isoform X1, producing the protein MHRKATFFLVFSVIFFISCLVLVGTVDIRSHFFTLLQSQPISPFPCAADSPLRVYMYDLPRRFNVGIMNRRNLDQTPVTASTWPPWPKNWGLKRQHSVEYWMMGSLIHEGAGDGRDVVRVMDPENADAFFVPFFSSLSFNSHGHNMTDPATEIDHQLQIELMKFLSESKYWQRSRGRDHVIPMTHPNAFRFLRDQVNASIQIVVDFGRYPKAMSNLGKDVVAPYVHVVSSFIDDDPQDPFESRKTLLFFQGKTFRKDDGIIRVKLAKILDGYDDVHYERSAATEKSIETSSEGMRSSKFCLHPAGDTPSSCRLFDAIVSHCVPVIVSDQIELPFEDEIDYTRFSLFFSFEEALQPGYMVDKLRQFPKERWIEMWKQLKNISHHYEFQYPPEKEDAVNMLWRQVKHRLPAVKLAVHRSRRLKIPDWWRRR; encoded by the exons ATGCATCGAAAAGCTACATTCTTCCTCGTATTTTCagtcatcttcttcatttcttgtttAGTTCTTGTCGGAACCGTCGACATCAGATCGCACTTCTTCACTCTGCTTCAGTCTCAGCCAATTTCCCCTTTCCCATGTGCCGCCGACTCTCCTCTCCGGGTGTACATGTACGATCTTCCCCGTCGTTTTAATGTCGGGATTATGAATCGCCGAAACTTGGACCAGACTCCAGTCACCGCCTCCACTTGGCCGCCATGGCCCAAAAACTGGGGGTTGAAGCGGCAGCATAGTGTGGAGTATTGGATGATGGGTTCGCTTATACATGAAGGTGCTGGTGATGGCAGAGACGTGGTTAGAGTCATGGATCCAGAGAATGCCGATGCCTTCTTTGTGCCGTTTTTCTCTTCGTTGAGTTTCAATTCACATGGACACAACATGACCGATCCGGCCACGGAGATTGATCACCAATTGCAG ATCGAACTTATGAAATTCTTGAGCGAATCTAAGTATTGGCAGAGGTCTAGGGGTAGAGACCATGTCATTCCCATGACACATCCTAATGCCTTCAGATTTCTTCGAGACCAGGTGAATGCCTCGATACAAATTGTAGTGGATTTCGGCCGCTATCCAAAAGCCATGTCGAATTTGGGAAAAGACGTGGTAGCTCCGTATGTGCATGTCGTGAGTTCTTTCATTGATGATGACCCTCAGGATCCATTCGAGTCTCGGAAGACATTACTCTTCTTTCAGGGAAAGACGTTCAGAAAAGAT GATGGAATTATTCGTGTCAAACTGGCTAAGATATTAGATGGTTACGATGATGTTCACTATGAACGTAGCGCTGCAACGGAGAAAAGCATAGAAACG TCTTCTGAAGGGATGCGTTCATCAAAGTTCTGCCTGCATCCTGCAGGAGACACGCCATCATCTTGTCGGCTATTCGATGCTATTGTAAGCCACTGTGTTCCTGTCATTGTTAGTGATCAAATAGAGCTGCCATTTGAGGATGAAATTGACTACACTCGATTCTCGTTGTTTTTTTCGTTCGAAGAGGCACTGCAACCTGGTTACATGGTTGATAAACTCAGGCAATTTCCTAAAGAGAGATGGATTGAAATGTGGAAGCAACTAAAGAATATCTCCCATCACTATGAATTTCAGTACCCTCCTGAAAAGGAAGATGCCGTCAACATGTTATGGAGACAGGTTAAGCACAGGCTTCCCGCTGTCAAACTTGCTGTTCACCGAAGCAGACGGTTGAAAATCCCGGACTGGTGGCGAAGAAGATGA
- the LOC111798478 gene encoding endoplasmic reticulum metallopeptidase 1-like has product MALRFNSDDATGYKLLLCLALMYGLMSMLVHSIVHMKFVKPLAIDAPLHRFSEARAVEHVRILSQEIDGRQEGRPGFREAARYIKGQLEMMKERASDKFRIEIEETVVDGSFNMMFLGHSISLGYRNHTNILMRISSVDSLDTDPSVLINGHFDSPLGSPGAGDCGSCVASMLEVGRLIVDSGWIPPRPVIFLFNGAEELFMLGAHGFMEKHRWRDTIGAFVNVEASGTGGLDLVCQSGPGSWPSRIYAQSAVYPMAHSAAQDVFPVIPGDTDYRMFSEDYGNIPGLDIIFILGGYFYHTSYDTVERLLPGSIQARGDNLFSLIKGFANSSMLQNFNKQASPEITIHQDKDDGAIFFDYLSWFMVFYSRRLALVLHKIPIAVFLVMPFLLNLREFSMTSCLATFSDLTKGFLFHALGFLLAIVSPIMFSIIRLLFTNYSMNWFSRPYLAYLMFIPCSLVGLLIPRTIWSCFPLSQDVSVLQTSREAVSDEARFWGAFGFFSSLTMAYLLAGLSGGFLTFFTCISMLAAWLSFSVAAKYYGHRSLRSILFYVIPMVPYLAYSVYFGGFLAQFLIEKTGMMGSIPPPYGYFIPDIVVAATIGVVTSVCVGPLIPVCGHWLARSSILQFLLQLIVIGLAVSSQFFPYSMAAPKRVVLQQTYLTSGPNHLENSSYEISVVDSNSLIFLFKHAPDVAKELQTDLDLSFETANLSRQENWLALFPVSFLFTRSLKFPAKESSAKQDLYFPYLIASKPQTISDNGSRRVYLELSLGSLEEIWVTVLNITGPLSNWSFADNKLPAPETLNGGPPSYICRLSGASHRNWTFWLEANNDEELRINVAVLDQQLTSEVKKLKSLFPEWVDVIAYSSFMSAYTF; this is encoded by the exons ATGGCTCTCCGATTCAATTCCGATGATGCGACTGGCTATAAGCTATTGCTCTGTTTAGCTCTCATGTATGGCCTTATGTCGATGCTGGTTCACTCCATTGTTCACATGAAGTTTGTCAAGCCGCTCGCAATTGATGCGCCTCTTCATCGATTCTCTGAAGCCAGAGCGGTGGAGCATGTAAGAATTTTGTCTCAAGAGATCGACGGTCGTCAG GAGGGCCGTCCTGGTTTTAGAGAAGCTGCTCGATATATAAAAGGGCAGTTGGAGATGATGAAGGAGCGTGCTAGTGATAAATTCCG AATCGAGATCGAAGAGACAGTTGTTGATGGTTCCTTTAATATGATGTTTCTGGGCCACAGCATATCACTGGGATATCGAAACCACACTAATATCTTAATGAG GATTTCATCAGTGGACTCACTAGACACCGACCCATCAGTTCTAATAAATGGTCATTTTGATAGTCCACTTGGTTCGCCGGGTGCCGGTGATTGTGGCTCATGTGTTG CATCAATGCTAGAAGTTGGCAGACTTATTGTAGACTCTGGATGGATCCCTCCTCGTcctgttatttttcttttcaacgGTGCCGAAGAGCTGTTTATGTTG GGTGCACATGGATTTATGGAGAAACATAGGTGGCGTGATACAATTGGAGCTTTTGTAAATGTCGAAGCATCTGGTACTGGAGGTTTAG aTTTAGTTTGTCAATCTGGACCTGGCTCATGGCCTTCACGTATTTATGCTCAGTCTGCTGTGTACCCCATGGCACACAGTGCTGCTCAG GATGTGTTTCCAGTTATTCCAGGAGATACAGATTATAGGATGTTTTCTGAGGATTACGGCAACATACCTGGCCtagatattatctttattttggGTGGTTACTTTTACCATACCTCATATGATACAGTGGAGAGACTATT ACCTGGAAGCATCCAAGCACGAGGAGACAATTTGTTCAGCTTAATAAAGGGCTTTGCCAATTCTTCGatgcttcaaaattttaataagcaAGCATCTCCTGAAATTACTATCCATCAGGACAAAGACGATGGGgctattttctttgattaccTCTCATGGTTTATG GTCTTTTATTCTAGAAGGCTTGCTCTGGTACTTCACAAAATTCCAATAGCCGTCTTCCTAGTAATGCCATTCCTTTTGAACTTGCGGGAGTTTAGCATGACTTCATGTTTGGCAACATTTTCTGATTTGACaaaag GATTTTTATTTCATGCCTTGGGGTTTCTTCTTGCTATTGTTTCTCCAATTATGTTTTCCATCATAAGATTGCTATTCACCAACTATTCCATGAACTG GTTTTCACGTCCATACTTGGCTTATCTGATGTTCATCCCCTGCTCACTAGTTGGTCTTCTGATTCCAAGAACTATTTGGAGTTGCTTTCCTCTCTCCCAAGATGTTTCGGTTCTTCAAACCTCAAGAGAG GCAGTGTCTGATGAAGCAAGGTTTTGGGGCGCATTTGGATTCTTTTCCAGTTTGACAATG GCATATCTTTTAGCAGGGCTTAGTGGTGGCTTCTTGACCTTCTTCACGTGCATTTCTATGCTTGCTGCCTGGTTGTCATTTTCCGTGGCAGCCAAATATTATGGCCACAGGTCTCTCAG GTCAATATTGTTTTATGTGATACCCATGGTTCCATACCTTGCATACTCTGTATATTTTGGAGGCTTCCTTGCCCAATTTTTAATTGAGAAGACGGGCATGATGGGCTCCATTCCACCTCCGTATG GGTATTTCATTCCAGATATTGTAGTGGCGGCTACTATTGGAGTTGTAACTAGTGTGTGCGTTGGTCCTCTAATTCCAGTTTGTGGACACTGGTTAGCTAGGTCATCCATCTTGCAATTCTTGTTGCAGCTTATTGTAATTGGGTTGGCTGTTTCCTCGCAATTCTTTCCATATAGTATGGCTGCTCCGAAGAGGGTAGTTCTTCAGCAAACTTATCTTACTTCAG GTCCAAATCATCTTGAGAACTCCAGTTATGAAATCTCTGTGGTGGATTCTAATTCTctaatctttcttttcaaacaTGCTCCTGATGTGGCGAAGGAATTGCAGACTGATTTAGATCTGTCTTTTGAAACTGCAAATTTGTCTCGCCAAGAGAACTGGCTG GCACTTTTTCCTGTTTCCTTCTTGTTCACAAGAAGTTTGAAGTTCCCTGCCAAAGAATCATCTGCAAAGCAAGATTTATATTTCCCTTATTTGATTGCCAGTAAGCCACAAACAATTTCGGATAATGGATCTCGAAGGGTTTACTTGGAACTTTCTCTAGG TTCCTTGGAGGAGATTTGGGTCACAGTTCTAAACATCACTGGGCCTTTATCAAATTGGTCATTTGCAGACAATAAGCTTCCAG CACCCGAGACGCTCAACGGTGGGCCACCCTCGTACATATGTAGACTTAGCGGAGCCAGCCACAGAAACTGGACATTTTGGCTAGAG GCTAACAATGACGAAGAATTGAGAATCAACGTCGCAGTACTGGATCAACAGTTGACAAGTGAAGTTAAGAAGCTGAAAAGTCTTTTCCCAGAATGGGTTGATGTCATTGCATATTCCAGCTTCATGTCTGCTTACACCTTCTGA
- the LOC111798357 gene encoding mitochondrial import receptor subunit TOM20-like (The sequence of the model RefSeq protein was modified relative to this genomic sequence to represent the inferred CDS: added 9 bases not found in genome assembly), producing the protein MEFSQEDFDHLLLSEHARKTAEANYATNPLDADNLTNWGGALLELSQFQNVSDSKDMIRDAVLKLEEALAINPTKHDALWCLGNAHTSHAFLTPDPNEANVYFDKARDCFQKAVDEDPSNELYRKSLEVTAKAPEFHSEIHKHGIGQQTAGPSGGGSSASATAASNPKSSKTKSSDLKYDICGWIILAVGLVAWVGMTKSHVPPPPPR; encoded by the exons TCTCAGGAGGATTTTGATCACCTTCTTCTCTCCGAGCACGCTAGAAAAACCGCCGAAGCTAACTACGCCACCAACCCCCTTGATGCTGAT AATTTGACCAACTGGGGCGGGGCGTTGCTTGAGTTATCTCAATTCCAGAATGTTTCTGATTCGAAGGATATGATCAGAG ACGCTGTTCTAAAGCTGGAGGAGGCTTTGGCTATTAATCCCACGAAGCATGATGCTCTTTGGTGTCTTGGAAATGCCCACACTTCACATGCATTTCTGACTCCCGACCCAAATGAGGCCAATGTCTATTTTGATAAAGCTCGTGATTGTTTCCAGAAGGCAGTAGATGAG GATCCTAGTAACGAGCTTTACCGCAAGTCGCTGGAAGTCACTGCAAAG GCACCCGAATTTCATTCGGAGATTCACAAGCATGGAATCGGTCAGCAGACTGCAGGGCCTTCAGGTGGGGGATCTTCTGCTTCTGCTACTGCTGCTTCAAACCCTAAG AGTTCCAAGACAAAGAGCAGTGATCTCAAATATGACATATGTGGATGGATCATCCTTGCCGTTGGACTCGTTGCTTGGGTTGGAATGACGAAATCCCACGTTCCACCGCCTCCTCCGAGGTGA
- the LOC111798356 gene encoding transcription and mRNA export factor ENY2, with protein sequence MRTSINRPPTPEPEDDREQQPTFQETINIKLIESGEKERLKELLRERLIECGWKDDMKALCRAYVRKKGRNNVSVDDLVQVITPKGRASVPDSVKAELLQRIQTFLASTAI encoded by the exons AT GAGGACTTCCATTAATCGGCCTCCGACGCCCGAACCGGAGGATGATCGAGAACAGCAGCCTACTTTTCAAGAAACAATCAATATCAAG CTGATTGAAAGTGGCGAAAAGGAGCGGTTAAAAGAGCTTTTGAGAGAAAGGCTCATCGAATGCGGCTGGAAAGATGATATGAAAGCACTTTGCAG GGCGTATGTaaggaagaaaggaaggaaCAATGTTAGTGTTGATGACCTTGTGCAGGTCATTACTCCTAAAGGCAGAG CTTCAGTTCCAGATTCAGTGAAAGCCGAACTGCTGCAGCGCATCCAAACTTTCCTTGCATCAACAGCCATCTGA
- the LOC111798141 gene encoding 60S ribosomal protein L17-2-like, which produces MVKYSREPDNPTKSCKARGSDLRVHFKNTRETAHAIRKLPLVKAKRYLEDVLAHKQAIPFRRFCGGVGRTAQAKNRHSNGQGRWPVKSAKFILDLLVNAESNAEVKGLDVDLLHVSHIQVNQAQKQRRRTYRAHGRINPYMSSPCHIELILSEKEEPVKKEPETQLATGKSKKG; this is translated from the exons ATG GTTAAGTACTCGAGGGAACCCGACAATCCCACCAAGT cCTGCAAAGCCAGAGGTTCGGACCTCAGAGTCCACTTTAAG AACACAAGGGAAACTGCCCATGCCATCAGGAAGTTGCCGCTGGTCAAGGCCAAGAGGTATCTAGAGGATGTACTTGCCCACAAGCAGGCCATTCCTTTTCGTCGCTTCTGTGGTGGTGTTGGACGAACTGCCCAGGCAAAGAACAGGCATTCCAATGGCCAAGGGCGCTGGCCTGTCAAATCTGCCAAGTTTATTCTAGATTTGCTTGTGAATGCCGAGAGTAACGCTGAA GTAAAGGGCCTGGATGTTGATTTGCTCCACGTATCTCACATCCAAGTAAACCAAGCTCAGAAGCAAAGGCGTCGAACCTACCGTGCTCACGGAAGAATCAACC CATACATGTCTTCTCCTTGCCATATTGAGTTGATTTTGTCTGAGAAAGAAGAGCCTGTTAAGAAGGAG CCCGAGACTCAGCTGGCTACTGGCAAATCGAAGAAAGGTTGA